Below is a genomic region from Gadus morhua chromosome 4, gadMor3.0, whole genome shotgun sequence.
caaagagatctcctatcccctcattcgagttgtaggactggtgcttgaccactgtgtttagaatccacaacacctccgctttcagtgttggtgtcgcaccaaatgctaccctcaggtcagtgctagcagcgcggaccgtctgcggcagtggcgccggggcagagatgcaaaacatagaaatggctggggtctgtgtgtggctcctggcagaggttttatgtttttggctctgcatatggctgacgacagccttaatccccatggtgccgatcttgaatgtaggctacttttgcacggaatgcatctggcctgttctgggttggcaacggacgctagccaacctcggaaacggacgtcttccagccaactgacgttgaacttgcatttacccattgttgcagactagctagcaagcgcgcagacatccgtttatatatgcagctagcaagaaagtagcccctcgtacatctccttcccgaaaagtcccgcgagaaaaattaaaaattaaataaccctgccccgacaaatttaagacctccgagttataaatttaagaccagcatatgacatttttgatgaatttaagactttttaaggccttaaatttagaaaaattaatttaagactttttaagacttttaagacctccgcggacaccctgcTCCTTACGCCCAAAAGTGCTCTTTAGCCAAGAGGACATACTAGTTGTTTGGGTGGGGAAACCTTCTAGAATCTTTGGGGAAACCATGGCAACTCGATGGAAAGGCATTCGCAGGGAAATGCAATGCAGAGCTAATGATAATGCATTGTGTTGTCACATGCGTACAACTATTCAGGCTTACCCACGAGGGAACCAATAAAGTTGAGGGCTGTAGTCTTGGGAGGCTGAAATTGTGACATTTTCCCTCATTGGCTGAAGTGCTAAGtacctttttatatatatatagtagtgctgtcaagcgattaaaatatttaatttattatattttattaaaaaaataaattatgctAAATAttccttgatttctttgtcccattaatttttctcattttaatgctcttatcaacatggagaagtgcatcggcttgccttgtgcaaatgtttttttttgataacaacattggcatatactgatcagaaaaaaagcctatagtgcaattaaacgatgaacataaaaacatactgccttgaacatagcagtcaggctactgtttttttgttttgaggcaaagaaaaacaaacgaaaaacaaaaaagattgcgcgataaaaaatgtatgccgttaaaattggttcgcgttaacgccgttaattacgcgtttaactgacagcactaatatatcgTAATAgttgtattgttattgttcttTTTTACTACTACATATGTAGTGGTTTATATTGATGTAATTACATTAGTCTGAGATCAATAAGCGTAGAATCTTTCGATACTTGGTTTTCTTTACTATTTAGCATTACTACCAAATACAGGACTACAATATGTGAATTGTGTCTGTTACAAAGTCCATGCTACATGAAGCGCAGGGTGTGATGTTGAAAGCCGGTTTATTGAAAGGTTTGCAGACATTGATACATGagctggtgctccatgttgccgtGCAGGAGATCTCCCTCAGTGTGtatggtgatggctggtttaacctgtgccggctgattactcaatgcacaacaggtgtgcagcctaacCCAGCCCCAGGGTCCAATCAGACtccgccaggtgaggctgctgaaaCCAGCCGTCATCCACACTCCCTCCACAGTGGCGGTTTTGTAAAAACTTTCAAACTACCCCAGACAGCCTTGTTCAACCGTCTCCCCTGTCAAGGCTGTCTGGGGCTAGTTTGAAcattggaacacacacatacacaaggagCCTTCGTAGACAGTGCTACTGAGGAAACAGGGCTGGGCTGCGGCCTTCTGTTCAGTGAAGCAGATCTCCCGGCTTCTACTTCTGAGACCCGCTGGCGATGAGAGACGCACCCAGGAGCTCCACGAAGCGATGCACGTCATTGAAGGAGTTGTAAAGAGGCACGGGGGCCACACGCAGCACGCTTGGCTCCCGCATGTCACACTGAaggtaaacacacatacacaccacatacacacaacaaatatcaaacacaacacccacaaatattcaacactcacacacgcacacatacacacaacacacatatacaaaacaaaacacacacacaacacacacatacaaaactaCACCACACATATACAACACTGCACGCACACGTACAACAAAACGTACACATAAAACACAAGACACTCATACAACACAACCCACATATACAAAACATCCCATCACACACCTAAAACACAAatttacaacacaacacacacatacaccatacaATGAGCATCAAACGTAAAAGCTAAACCTACCTAGCTTGCGTCTAGTGCCAGGAAAACACGTAAAATATAAAAGATAAATATACAAGCCAAAGATAAATGAAATAAAGATGCTACCAAAGAAGATGCTCATTCCCAAACTAACACAAAAGTGTATTCGGtctctggggtgtgtgtgtgtggttgatggctggcTGATGTAAATAGACTGAATTTATATTGCGCTtttactcaaagcgctttacaatatcgcctaacattcacccattcatgcacacaccacattcacacaccgacggcgatgacaaccatgcagggcgtcagccagctcgtctggaacagttagggtgaggtgccttgctcagggacacctcgacacgaggagccggggatcaatcTAGCAACCTAGCGGTTActagtcaacccgctctacctcctgagctacttcCGCCCCCCTTTGGTCCGCTCTGGGTGTGATGGGGTCACTCACcgccactcctctcctctccagctcgAGGAAGACTCTGCCGATGGGCACTGAGAAGGACAGGGACAGCTGGCAGCCCCTCTGCTGGGGGTCCCTGGGGGTGAGGATGGTGACGTGGGGATGGTCAGGCCGGCAGGGGTCCCGGGTGTAGTAGTGCTGGATCAGGTACTCCAGGTAACCCGTCAGCAGCATAGACTTGCAGCGCAGCGCCGACATGCTGGTCATGTCGAAGATCTggagggggtgggcggggcggGTCAAGAGCCATGGCGATGTTGAGAGGTCACAGTGTagcacagggttagggttactcaTTCTGGACAATGAAATGACTGGGCAAGGGTCAATGTACTCtctcactttttctctctcactcacttactctctctctctcaatttttTAGGGCTATTGAACTATTAAACATTTGAGTCAATTGAATAACAATCTGTGATTAATCTCGCGTTTACGGTATTAGTGCTAGTCTCATGTTCTTGTttggtgtttgaatgtgttggGGTTAAATAGTATATATTTCTGGTGGAATAATTGAAATTCAAGACGAACTGATTAGTGGAAACCAGAGGTCTTCAATGTTTTTCCCTGTATAAGGGATGAATGCAGAAAGTAAGCCTGTTTaacaaaaatacatgaataactTTGACGGGTCAAATTGAACAGTCCCTTTTCATTCTTCAGTCAGTGTGTGACATGGCTCCAACTAGCTCAAACCTCTTTTCTTCTGGCCAGTTTCTATCCGCATGCAACTCATTGTTTGATCGAAAGAACTGCCTCGACATTTCTTCATACAAAGTTTGCCATTTAGTAGGGTAAATCTCCTAATTCCCAtagtttttttattaatttgcaGGACAATTTGTGAGGGCATTACGTGGCTGCCTCAAAACAGATAACACAAGTTCTCTCATGCATCTCATATCTCCTGACACAGGTCCAACCTACCTACCGATTTAAGAACCATCAATCGACAAGATGTGTTATAATTCAACAATACTGATCTGTCGACACCCCTCCTTTATATACATTACGTGAAAAGGTGATGGGTAAGTCCTTCCATGCGCAATTAAAGACCTCAAATAGAGCAGCTTCATTAAGAGAGGTCAGATCTGGCAGTGCTGCAGTACCTCCaggctggcctgcaggggggcgACTAGTAGGATGGGTTGGTTGGACAATCTGTATCCATGCACGCCTGGTTGAAGCTCCATCACTTGAAGCAGAAGAAAATGTAGTCAGTAATAGAGCCTGTTCACAGAGGCATGTCACAAAGGTCAAACCCATAACTAAATATTAGTTTGCTCTTCTTACGAACAAGGGCAGGTTACTGGTATAAATAAGTCTATTGCCCGGGCCCTGGTACGTACAACGAACAGACACATTACTAGGATTATGAGACATCCGTTTAAAAGAAAGGGTCTTTTTTATAGTGGTTCTCATTTCTCAGTCGAAAGGTTAGAAAGTCTAGTTACATTATGATAAACATATGTTAAGAACAATGTATAATATTGGATGAGGGTAAACAAATTGTAATAACCAAGCGAACCACTAGGTGGCCGCATTTATTGGGTTCAACAATGCCTGAGGCCAAGGCTAAGGAAGACCAAGGAAATGGGTCTTTCATTACTATTATTCATCTGGAAACGCGTTTTTCTGTCATGTCCCCACCACCCTAGGAGCCTAGAGGCAGGAATGACATGGAAGATATCATTAGGAATATTGCTGAATGTTTGTCTTATCTAAACTCACCCAAAAGGCTCATCAAGAACCGGTCATTTGAGAGGTAAGAGGCTTTGACCATCGgattgggggatgggggggggggtttactcACGCCGGTCTCACGGTGTCGGCATGCTTCTCGTGGATAAACGCTCCCGCCAGTCCACCGGCCCCAGAGTTCACATACTGCAGGGGGacaagacaaaaacaacactcgTTCTAACATCGAAAAAACGAAAGACTATGACATAAAGGTTTGCATTTACTGATTCAGGTTCTGGGATAAAGTCATTAGATTGGTCTAAAGTTTAAAGGGTCAGGTCCACATATGAATTAAAGGAATCAGTTATTCCTTTAATGTGCAGTGTGTGGCggaacataatataataatataatatatataatataaaatattccGGAGTATAATTTAATTTGTTAATCCCATGAGAATATGATTGTGTTTTCAATAGTGTTTTCAGAGCTTGTGTTCTCATTACCTTAAAGTAAGCATACTATATGGGTGCCATACTATATGGGTGCCATGGCACCCATACTATATGGGTGCCATGGCTGTGCAACATGTAGAAACATGTTGCACAGCCATGTTTCTACCGTAGCGCAGTGTTCAACTTAAAAGGACCTTCACTTGCCAGCTATGACCTATAGTTTTACATTGAATAACTTGATGACTATCATCTATCAAGGAACATCATCATTTGACACTTGTCTACTTGATGATGCCATAGAAAAGTGTAGAGGAACCTCATCACTTGAAAGTTGTCTACTCGATGATCATTTTGGATTCATTTTGGATTCATTACATACaggcactggggggggggggggggggatttagttGGTTGCGATCTGCAAGCTCAACGCTAGACGCTACTAAACTCTACACAATTCAATTTATGATATTGGAAGTTCATAATCATCAATAACCATGACAAAGTCTCATCACAGAATTTATCCAATGCTGTTAGGCATTGGCCTTTGGGAATCAATGGCTGTAAAACATAATTATTGCTTTTCATTTTATAATCATTTCCTCACCTTATAGGTGCACCAGCAGGCGAAGTCCACCCCCCAGTCATGCAGCTTCAGCTCAGCATTCCCTGCTGCATGGGCGCAGTCAAACCCCACGTAGCAACCCTGCAAGATGCACAGGTTAGGAAGactggatctgtgtgtgtgcgtgcgcatgctacagtgtgtgtgtgctctcgtgtgtgtgtgtgtgtgtgtgtgtgtgtttgtttgtgcgagtgctttcttttttgtgtgtgtctgtgtgtttttgtgtttgcgtctgtgtgtgtgtgtgtttgtgtgtgtgtgcgtgtgtctgtgtgtgtgtctgtgtgtgcatgcgtgcgtctgtgtgcttgtgtgttagcgtgtatgtgtgtgtgtgttgtgatggaaaatctacatgttgttacgtttttggtctatctatgaacttaagttttgtgactattttgtgtgatgcatatattgcctgccttctgctctccttttgggtcatttaaagtgtgaacgttcgagggtcgtgtgatgcattttattgcctgcctgttcctatcttttcgtgtgttgtaaatcatcttccatgcaatcctttgatgtatgggcctgttcctcgaccccctggctagcgtcaacgAAGCCAGAGGGTTAGATGGCACGGCCGCTACCCCCTCCAATGGCATCCAGGGCAGCTTCAGTTGTAAAGATAACCATCTTGTACACAGCCAGCCAaccgaagtgaataagaactcattgattcaaacactcagtggacttctcccgAGCGTATCTTTAgagtatgaagtaacacgcaacgagaagctcccatctgaggcctcagattattgtaatgtttgcctgttatgttgtttgttgatgcatgttttgatgtatctttgttcgtacttttattacaaatatatatgttcactaattgtcaacagtattgtgtgctttttgcatctaaatatctcatctgtcttgaacgcaaactctgatagagaaattgccacgacagtgtctgtgtgggggggggttcacaaCACATTCACAGCCATCCCGACCTCTATGCACATAGAGTTTACGAGAGATCCCTGCCTGATTCGTTATAGAGTTGTACCACACACTTTTGGTTTGCACAAATCCATGAAGTGGTGAAAACGTACATCTCTTAATGTAAGCAATGCTGAGAATCATGTTCACAAATAATCGCCTGTTAGGAACTGTACGACACGGCATGTTTAAAATGCATTTGCATGTAGACTCCTCTCCCCCAATGTATAACATTGTTTGACGAGGTCAAACACCGGTGACACACTCAACTAAATATGAGTCTGCTCTTCTAGTCTACTGGTTAGTAGACTTAACTGGTTAAGATGAGTCTTGTGCCCATGCCCTGGTATGTACAAGAAACAGACCCATTATTAGGGTTACGAGACACCAGTGTTCAAGTAAAGGGATTTGTTTTTATAGTGGTTCTAATTTCTCAACCGAAAAGGCTAGAAAGTATAGTTACGTTAtgataaaacatattttaagaaCAATATGTTTGATATTGGATGAGGCTTTACAAATTGTAACAACTTATTGaaccactaggtggcagcatTTATCCTTTTAAACCATACCTGAGCTCAAGGGTCTGGAATCATAATAGTATTTTTATATCACTGTTTATAATGTAAGATGTGAGGATATATTATGTTGATACGATTATTTAATTGGAAGATTTGATCGACATAAACTGAGAAATCAATCATGAACAGATAATTTAACaatgcagtcacacacatagAGCTACAAGATCACACATCGgcctagatgtgtgctgaatagatcagtctaccagcctaccttGTGTTCTGTAgccaacgttgctcatctatccgtcattaAACTATGTGGACATgctcacttgtgatgtcagaagaggccgattttcaaaacggcatGGAACAGTAAATCACACTATATGGTATAACATGGGACATATTTCATTCAGGAGCAGGGCTGCCGGCTCCCTCCCAATGCCCCCTCAGTTCAGTTTCAACAGGCAAACGGAGAGGCGCGTAACCTCAACACTTAAATAGCAGGTAAGCAGGTGAGGTGACCatatcagccaatcacacggTCATGCACGCAAGAGCACATGTTCGACCTACAGAGGGAGTCCTCTGCAACGCAAACCAATCTACAAGGGGTGTTCGGGCTCTCCATTTAAGGGATATACAATTCAGTTGAATTGACTGATGGGTGTAAACGGCAGAACCTCCTTATGGCCGGCCCTGGTGATGGCTTCCATGTCGAAGAGCTGCCCGGTGTAGTACTGCACGCCGCTGAACATCACCACGGCGATGGAGTCGCCCTGCTCCTCGATTACCTCCAGGATGTCTTCCGTCCTCAGCGTGTCCTCGCCCTGGAGACACGGACAAAGGGTCGGTCAGTCGGTTAGTCTGCAACCACGTTCCGATGTTTGTGGGACTATGGCGTTGAGCATTTTGTGAACGTCAAATGAAAAAGGAGCTTGGTTGAATAAACATTTTTGCTTTGAAAGAGACAGTGAACCCACTGTTGAAGTGGGTTGAAGTGCACCACACACCCTAGCGTTATACAATAGGTGTTCGGGAGCCTAGCCTGCACTCGGGGACGGACATCACATTCATATGTGACGGACATTGGTggccttgggtgtcttgaaaggcgcctctaaattaaatgtactattattattattacacaaaTCGCTGCTCGGACGGAGCTTCACCATCCAGTGTCCGAAAAGCCATAACTTTCTCCCGGACGCCGCAGTCTACAGCTACCCAGACGGTGCTCCACACGTCCTCACAAACCGCGGCGCCGATGCCCCTTGGTCATGACTTGAGTTCAATGACAGATCTGCCAGTGGTTGTGGTTCAGACGTACCGGTCTTGGTGACAGGCACAGCATGCTCTCCTTGGGGTCGTGACCTTTCAGGCGAATCTGAGACTCGACAGCGTACTGAGAACAATAgatagaaaaaaacaaatccACGTTCAGATCACATTAAAAGGACACAGGTTACCTTTAGTACACTTTAGCCAGCATTCAAAATGTACTTCTTTTCTTCAACTGTTATTCAAGTTATTTAAATTAACACATTTTCATGATTTCGCAATTTTTAATTACATTATTCAACTATTCCACAATACAGGGCAAACCGTTTGCAAAACAGATGGAAGAGGAATCAATAATCTCACTGGGTTACTTGTTCTGAATGCCTATCCAAAATAGACAACTTTGTTGACAGAGACTAGAGAATAACTAGATAATGAATTTCCTGAAGAAAATGTGGCTGTAGTTGTGTAGTATAAAGGGAGGTTGACAATATGTTTGACATAGCTACACAGTTTGAGACGTATGGAAAAGTTGAACAGCCAAACTCACAAAAGTTTAAAGTCTGAACAGAGTAAGCATAATAATTTGAACAATCAAACCATTTTATAAACGGCAGGATTTAGTATAAGAGATCAAACAAGCAGCTTAAAGGTTctatggcatgaaaatttcacttcaTGAGGTTTCTAACATTattatgagttcccctagcctgcctaggGTCCTCCACTAGCTAAAAATGTcgttaggtgtaaaacaagcactagctatcctgctctgcatttgaaaaaacaaagctcagacgcgccgtTTTGGACATTTCCCTGTATGTCGTCGTACGGGGACACGCTGCCTCCCCTTTCGCTGCTTTgcccaatgagctacgaccgtgcaagtggcacgtgtgtgtgtgaatacacgcaCTGTAACGCAAAttttgtacacttctttgttatttggataacccttctgctgttggtgttatggcacataacacgtcgggttctctgtCTCTGGTATTTGCAAAACGAGActcatagtgggggttatctcagccattaccatggctgagataacccccactacgagtctctgGGGGGAGGAAATGGGGGGAATTCCTATCTCTATAGGAATATTTTGAACGAAGGAATTGGGGGTAAAGGAACTTTGggtttgactccctgaagtaggcttcATGAAcagcgacatggaggaggaagtgatTGACCACGTTTcttcccgccggagccccgctgcctgcTGAGTGCCGAGGCACCTCTGTCTCGGCAGTGgtgctgtcacaccaaatttgtaccgggtgccaaatttgtacagGGTACGTAATCCATACATAATCccttccaaacctgcctggcaacagacgatcgcgtcgaacgttgcctggcaacggatgatcgcgtcgaatgacgtgggaGGTTCAAGAACATTCGCGAACTTgttcattgagcgcgacaagacagataacccTTATTTtagaaattacatttattagcgttactaactttatatttgtattgtattgcattgtatttatctatttccctacacagtTATAGCaaaatgttatggggataacgtgaataataataataaaaaacatttaccagttagtaaatgcctgctcacctatctacccatttatctatctatctatctatctatctatctatctatctatctatctatctatctatctatctatctatctatctatctatctatctattacctataatctattctctaaattaAAATAAGGAAATttaattaacacaagctagctagactatgatacactttaaacactcagtttactagctaaattcgattaaacaattaaatgcaatacaaatgtaaagtaaaaacaagttttaTCTAGCGATCCATTATCTGTATTAcattatttcgtctttggcaacatgagcacgattgttttttgaaacctgcctggcaacggacaaccccttaagtaatctgttgtccgttgcctggcaacggaaaACTGATTAcgtacccggtacaaatttggcacccggtacaaatttggtgtgacagtgtcctctttttttttgcccCGCTGCCCAACgccgcaaggcaccaccgccgcgaagcaccacctcCGCAAGGCAttttttctgtaatgaggccccgGGACTCCAGtacccgtgtgttctagaatatttaaagaacacggctaaaggctgtgtgcgcctcgccatttcgatacatccactgtaagcagagtgcatggtaccgtggctgcaagctactcagggccacaccccaaccctcctccttaacccgcctcgctcctcctcatttgcattaaagctacagacaccgaaactgcgcgtttggggaaacctcaatgtgcgactggctcgtagcgGTTGGATTAACTCTGCACcaggctgaatttcgggaacgtcttcaaatactgcgTTAGGGGCCCAAAAATATTTATCTATTAAGCATCCATAAagcagcatgccatgggacctttaactaaAGGGGTAAAGTTCGAAATGGTTGAATGAAGCAATTGTTACAGTCAAATTAGTAGATGTTTGTTGTAGAATAATAACGTAAGGAGCatagtaggtgtgtgtgtgtgtgtgtgtgtgtgtgtgtgtgtgtgtgtgtgtgtgtgtgtgtgtgtgtgtgtgtgtgtgtgtgtgtgtgtgtgtgtgtgtgtgtgtgtcattactaCATTCAATTATTATCATTCATTTAAAAAGTTGGCTCTAAATGACACAGGTCCTGGTATATCTGTTAATGGCGGTCAAACAtgacaaaataagaaaaaaacatgatttGTGGTTGTAACTTGAAAAAGCGTACTGTTATTGTCAATATTGTTTTACGTCTAGTTCATCGATTGTGGGACACAGAATTTTGGCTCATACTTTTGGACTCAGTGGACCACCATGAAAGGGGCAGTTATCTCCGCTACCGCTCT
It encodes:
- the kynu gene encoding kynureninase, giving the protein MIMEPCVAVLERLSADLGCSPVSRELAAELDRRDELGHLRQQFFLPKVADLPPSDLSLVDGSQECIYFVGNSLGLQPKSTKKYLEEELEKWAKLAIHGHTEGSRPWAWAEETIEQLMGKVVGAKPEEVALMNGLTVNLHLLLLSFYQPTASRHKILMEDKAFPSDHYAVESQIRLKGHDPKESMLCLSPRPGEDTLRTEDILEVIEEQGDSIAVVMFSGVQYYTGQLFDMEAITRAGHKEGCYVGFDCAHAAGNAELKLHDWGVDFACWCTYKYVNSGAGGLAGAFIHEKHADTVRPALLGWWGHDRKTRFQMNNMMELQPGVHGYRLSNQPILLVAPLQASLEIFDMTSMSALRCKSMLLTGYLEYLIQHYYTRDPCRPDHPHVTILTPRDPQQRGCQLSLSFSVPIGRVFLELERRGVACDMREPSVLRVAPVPLYNSFNDVHRFVELLGASLIASGSQK